The Methylomusa anaerophila genome has a segment encoding these proteins:
- the citG gene encoding triphosphoribosyl-dephospho-CoA synthase CitG, which yields MVTLEAILAAKEARQSRQAVFRKQHPQTMVSITINMPGPVKDTPVIRQLADYAGQELKKKLNIIADERIYLFTGPEILLAVAEDAHHVKRICMSLEEQQSFGRLLDLDVFSAGGGRLSRQDNGQARGCLVCGDPAVVCRREGRHQLAGVLAAANKLLDLFSAYQTRWISESAGEIGTAAVEAMLFEVAATPAPGLVDRVNAGAHTDMDFFTFMSGTAALSTTMARCAQAGYNHTGELPQLLPVLRCIGREGEAAMRAATQGINTQKGLVFSLGITAAAAGWLIRRQGRANSGEVLNTVAAITAGIVARELAGKHDGEKTEPTAGERLYLTHGITGIRGEMEQGLPVVRQWGLPTLKKAVAAGLTINDALIDALLAIMTVVEDTTVMHRCGPEKMHVWVRQKAKEALAAGGMGSAAGRDIIHSLDAEFIARNVSPGGAADLLAVTWFLYRLDTMVFG from the coding sequence ATGGTCACGTTGGAAGCCATACTCGCAGCCAAAGAGGCGCGGCAATCGCGGCAAGCGGTGTTTAGAAAACAACATCCGCAAACGATGGTCAGCATTACTATCAATATGCCGGGTCCGGTCAAAGATACTCCGGTTATCAGACAGTTGGCCGATTACGCCGGACAAGAACTGAAAAAAAAGCTGAACATTATAGCTGACGAACGGATTTATCTTTTCACCGGGCCGGAAATTCTTCTGGCCGTTGCCGAAGATGCACATCACGTCAAACGGATATGCATGAGCCTGGAGGAGCAGCAGTCCTTTGGGCGGCTGCTGGATTTAGACGTATTTTCCGCCGGGGGCGGCCGCTTGTCACGCCAGGATAATGGACAAGCAAGAGGCTGTTTGGTTTGCGGTGATCCGGCTGTTGTTTGCCGGCGGGAAGGCAGACACCAGCTTGCCGGTGTACTTGCTGCCGCCAACAAGCTGCTTGACTTGTTCAGCGCTTATCAGACCAGGTGGATTAGTGAGTCTGCCGGGGAAATAGGAACCGCCGCCGTCGAGGCCATGCTGTTTGAAGTGGCCGCAACTCCGGCACCGGGCCTTGTTGACCGAGTGAACGCCGGTGCGCATACCGACATGGACTTCTTTACATTCATGTCGGGTACGGCTGCTTTGTCCACGACCATGGCCCGTTGCGCCCAGGCGGGATATAATCACACCGGTGAGCTGCCGCAATTGCTGCCGGTGCTTCGTTGTATCGGCAGGGAAGGTGAAGCGGCCATGCGAGCCGCCACCCAGGGAATCAATACTCAGAAAGGACTAGTATTTTCACTGGGAATTACGGCGGCGGCGGCCGGCTGGCTGATACGCCGGCAGGGGCGGGCAAACTCCGGGGAAGTACTTAATACGGTTGCTGCGATTACGGCTGGAATCGTAGCCCGCGAGCTGGCAGGCAAACATGATGGCGAAAAAACCGAACCAACCGCTGGGGAACGGTTATACCTAACCCATGGTATCACCGGGATACGGGGAGAAATGGAACAGGGATTACCTGTCGTACGGCAGTGGGGTCTGCCAACTCTGAAAAAAGCTGTTGCCGCCGGGCTTACGATTAACGATGCGCTGATCGACGCTCTGTTGGCAATCATGACGGTTGTGGAAGACACAACCGTCATGCATCGTTGCGGTCCTGAGAAAATGCACGTTTGGGTCAGGCAAAAAGCAAAGGAAGCGTTAGCTGCCGGTGGCATGGGATCAGCAGCGGGACGGGACATAATTCATAGTCTGGATGCGGAGTTCATTGCCCGCAATGTCAGCCCTGGCGGGGCGGCAGACTTACTTGCGGTTACCTGGTTTTTGTACAGATTGGACACAATGGTATTTGGCTGA
- a CDS encoding HD domain-containing phosphohydrolase translates to MQFNIYPGNLISALSIALELSTDGLSRHHWRTALIASRIAERLGVDERQRQILIYAALLHDIGAVSNWTERRILTQFNPGNEVYRHAEDGYHLLKDSNQFGMLAETIRYHHDRWDGANPSALAGKDIPLTSRIINLADRLEISLNDKRDIFDQRSVILQVIREHSGTFFDPELVRVLHELARQESFWLDLTNPHYYQNFFRQIDAYGRVAFTMDDVVNIAEIFATIIDRTSEFTGVHSRSVARVAAFLAKSRGYSAEEIKMMRIAGLFHDLGKLAIPNAILEKPARLTDQEFSLIKKHPYYTYRILEQIDGFATISDWAAFHHETIDGSGYPFRVSGSSLRLGSRIVSAADVFVALTENRPYRKPLPLIEVEKIMRSMVDNRKLDGSCVADLFSSRSEVLSLIDQIAHVDYTEQE, encoded by the coding sequence ATGCAGTTTAATATTTACCCTGGCAACTTGATAAGTGCCTTATCCATTGCACTTGAATTATCAACCGACGGGCTATCCAGGCACCATTGGCGAACAGCCCTTATTGCGTCCAGGATTGCGGAACGCCTGGGGGTGGATGAACGGCAGCGCCAGATACTGATTTATGCCGCGCTGCTTCATGATATTGGGGCAGTGTCCAATTGGACGGAAAGAAGAATTTTAACTCAGTTCAATCCCGGCAACGAAGTCTACCGCCACGCCGAGGACGGATATCACCTGTTAAAAGATTCAAATCAGTTCGGCATGTTGGCGGAAACCATCCGTTACCATCATGACCGGTGGGATGGTGCGAATCCGTCAGCTCTTGCCGGCAAGGATATACCTTTGACCAGCCGAATTATCAATCTTGCAGACCGGCTGGAAATATCATTGAACGATAAAAGAGACATTTTCGATCAGCGGTCAGTAATTTTGCAGGTGATTAGAGAACACAGCGGGACATTCTTTGATCCGGAACTGGTGAGAGTTCTCCACGAACTTGCGCGACAGGAAAGTTTTTGGCTGGATTTGACCAATCCCCATTATTACCAGAACTTCTTCCGCCAAATTGACGCTTATGGGCGAGTAGCTTTTACAATGGACGATGTGGTGAATATCGCCGAAATATTTGCCACCATAATTGACCGCACCAGCGAATTTACCGGTGTTCACTCCCGCAGTGTGGCAAGGGTGGCCGCCTTTTTAGCCAAGTCCAGAGGTTATAGTGCGGAGGAAATCAAAATGATGCGCATCGCCGGACTATTTCATGACCTGGGAAAACTGGCCATTCCCAACGCGATACTGGAAAAACCGGCAAGACTAACCGATCAGGAGTTTTCCCTCATTAAAAAGCATCCTTACTATACCTATCGAATCCTGGAGCAAATTGACGGCTTTGCCACCATCAGCGACTGGGCGGCCTTTCATCACGAAACCATAGATGGCTCCGGCTACCCCTTTCGGGTATCCGGTTCCTCGTTACGCCTGGGTTCCAGGATTGTCAGCGCCGCCGACGTATTTGTGGCCCTGACGGAAAATCGTCCGTACCGCAAACCACTGCCGCTAATCGAAGTGGAAAAGATTATGCGCAGCATGGTGGACAACCGCAAGCTTGACGGGAGCTGTGTCGCCGACCTGTTTTCCAGCCGGTCTGAGGTTTTGTCGCTTATTGACCAGATTGCCCATGTTGATTATACGGAGCAGGAATAA
- a CDS encoding death-on-curing protein produces the protein MEHEDKIILYTTGSGKVTVSVRFEDENFWMTQKAIADLFETTTANINIHIKNILDDEELDSNSTIKVKKFSNKA, from the coding sequence ATGGAGCATGAAGATAAGATAATTTTATATACGACTGGCAGCGGCAAAGTGACTGTTTCAGTTCGCTTTGAGGATGAAAACTTTTGGATGACACAAAAAGCAATCGCGGATCTCTTTGAGACCACGACTGCCAACATAAATATTCATATTAAAAACATTCTGGATGATGAAGAACTTGATTCAAATTCAACTATTAAGGTGAAAAAGTTTAGTAATAAGGCTTGA
- a CDS encoding helix-turn-helix domain-containing protein, which produces MGQRVREVRKEYKITLRELGERIGKSKQWLSELERGILGLRMKWRLKLQRFLERHRIYFYPFSPIKLVKRTSNLVYHVTLETYQIWSELIMSEQHLSDFEIGYNYARQRYAVVKHRSYRLIPNELLC; this is translated from the coding sequence ATGGGGCAAAGAGTCCGAGAAGTTCGGAAAGAATATAAAATAACATTGAGAGAGCTTGGGGAACGGATTGGCAAGTCAAAGCAATGGCTTTCAGAACTGGAACGCGGAATATTAGGCTTACGTATGAAATGGCGGTTAAAATTGCAAAGGTTTTTGGAAAGACACCGGATATATTTTTACCCATTTAGTCCAATAAAATTGGTCAAAAGGACAAGCAATTTAGTTTACCATGTGACGCTAGAAACTTATCAGATATGGAGTGAGTTAATCATGTCCGAACAGCATTTAAGCGATTTTGAGATAGGCTATAATTACGCCCGACAACGGTATGCGGTGGTTAAACATAGATCTTATCGTTTAATTCCAAATGAATTGTTGTGTTAA
- a CDS encoding SDR family oxidoreductase: protein MESKKVWYVTGASKGLGLALVKKLITNGYKVAATSRNLEELKQAVGDVAKDQFLPLQVDLTSHQSITQSINETQQTFGTVDVVLNNAGYGIGGAVEELSDSEILSSFNVNVFGPIHVIQSVLPVMRKQKSGHIINISSIAGFAPHTGWSIYAATKYSIMGLSEVLADDVKSLGIKVTVVAPGGFRTQFNKKDSLVLAANKIDDYKDVHEACNRFVSFDGKQLGDPDKAADVFIELVESPNPPVRLFLGSDAYQRALEKIGFLTRELEQNKYISPKTDF from the coding sequence ATGGAAAGTAAAAAAGTATGGTATGTCACCGGAGCATCAAAAGGGTTAGGACTTGCCCTGGTAAAAAAACTAATCACGAATGGCTATAAAGTTGCCGCAACATCACGCAATTTGGAAGAACTAAAACAGGCGGTCGGAGATGTGGCCAAAGATCAATTTTTACCGCTGCAGGTTGATCTTACCAGTCACCAGTCTATTACCCAATCCATAAATGAAACACAGCAAACTTTTGGAACTGTTGATGTTGTACTGAATAATGCCGGTTATGGAATTGGCGGTGCAGTAGAAGAGTTATCGGATAGTGAGATACTCTCCAGCTTTAATGTAAACGTATTTGGTCCGATCCACGTAATCCAGAGTGTGTTACCCGTTATGCGGAAGCAAAAATCAGGCCATATCATCAATATTTCTTCCATTGCCGGCTTTGCCCCGCATACAGGCTGGAGTATATATGCCGCAACCAAATATTCCATTATGGGATTATCGGAAGTACTCGCCGATGACGTAAAATCTCTGGGAATTAAAGTAACCGTAGTAGCACCCGGTGGATTTAGAACTCAATTTAACAAAAAGGATTCTCTCGTTCTCGCAGCAAATAAGATTGACGATTATAAAGACGTTCATGAAGCATGCAATCGTTTCGTATCGTTTGACGGCAAACAGCTCGGAGACCCGGATAAAGCAGCCGATGTGTTCATCGAACTGGTTGAATCCCCCAACCCTCCAGTGCGGTTGTTTTTAGGCAGCGATGCGTACCAGCGCGCTTTGGAAAAAATCGGATTTTTAACCAGAGAACTCGAACAAAACAAATATATTTCACCTAAAACCGATTTTTAA
- a CDS encoding Atu4866 domain-containing protein: MEKQANTQPSYIGMWVTKDGSVRQELLPNGRYDEARGTKKSAYTGSYTIKGNHIDYVDDTGFSADGEFRDGILYHAGMVLYREKSQP; encoded by the coding sequence ATGGAAAAACAAGCAAACACCCAGCCATCGTATATTGGAATGTGGGTTACCAAAGACGGTTCCGTTCGTCAGGAACTTCTGCCTAACGGCCGCTACGATGAAGCCCGTGGCACTAAAAAAAGCGCCTATACCGGCAGCTACACGATCAAGGGTAATCACATTGATTATGTGGATGATACTGGCTTTAGCGCCGATGGTGAATTCCGGGACGGAATTCTATACCATGCGGGAATGGTATTGTACCGTGAGAAGTCTCAGCCATGA
- a CDS encoding AraC family transcriptional regulator: protein MKKEVQNDIVIMQQQKELAQLIEAFTGEDGMHPTAIPALRLLRASQKSQPIYSVHTPVLCIVAQGRKLVVLAQESYYYDPSQYLVISVDLPISGQVLEASPQCPHLCMLLDFHPDQIFDILKEADPSWRKKGDSKRGLFVSNSNASLLDAALRLLRLLDTPSDIPILAPLIIREILYRILQGEQGDTVKQIAIVSSHVYYIAEVIRLIKQDFAKPLEIDKLALSVNMGISSLYQHFKTVTAMSPLQFQKQLRLHEARRLLLTGVADAANAGFQVGYESPSQFSREYARMFGLPPISDMKRLRDLG, encoded by the coding sequence GTGAAAAAAGAAGTACAGAACGATATTGTGATAATGCAGCAACAAAAAGAACTGGCGCAGCTTATAGAAGCTTTTACCGGGGAAGACGGGATGCATCCTACAGCGATTCCGGCATTACGTTTGCTGCGGGCTTCACAAAAATCACAGCCGATATATTCTGTTCACACCCCGGTTCTGTGTATTGTGGCCCAGGGAAGAAAACTGGTGGTGCTGGCTCAGGAAAGTTATTACTATGATCCTTCCCAGTATCTTGTCATTTCGGTGGATCTGCCAATTTCAGGGCAGGTTCTGGAAGCAAGTCCGCAATGTCCTCACCTATGTATGCTTTTGGATTTTCATCCGGATCAGATTTTTGACATTCTGAAAGAAGCGGACCCGTCATGGCGCAAAAAAGGCGACTCAAAAAGAGGGCTTTTTGTCAGTAATTCGAATGCTTCACTTCTGGATGCCGCATTACGACTTCTCCGGCTCCTGGACACACCCAGTGATATTCCCATCCTGGCTCCCTTAATCATTCGGGAAATTCTGTATAGAATTCTGCAAGGCGAGCAGGGAGACACTGTGAAACAAATAGCGATAGTGAGTAGTCATGTATACTATATCGCGGAAGTCATTCGCTTGATAAAACAGGATTTTGCCAAGCCTCTGGAGATTGACAAGCTGGCCTTATCCGTAAATATGGGAATATCATCACTATATCAGCATTTTAAAACGGTCACGGCAATGAGCCCTTTGCAATTTCAAAAGCAGTTGCGGCTTCATGAGGCCCGGCGCCTGCTGCTGACGGGAGTAGCGGATGCGGCAAATGCCGGATTTCAGGTTGGTTATGAGAGTCCGTCCCAGTTTAGCCGCGAATATGCACGCATGTTTGGTTTGCCTCCCATCAGTGATATGAAACGTTTGCGCGATTTAGGGTGA
- a CDS encoding DMT family transporter: protein MPQLSRSKTTLYLTFLVFVWGINWPLSKYALNYISPLLFAGLRTLFGGLILLGFALRRLELLRLKKTWRMYLISSFLNIILFYGLQTVGLQYMPAGLFSAIVFLQPVLLGVLSWLWLGEAMYFLKAVGLVLGFVGVAFISSGGLSGDISLHGILFAIGTAASWALGTVYIKKIAMDVDILWLTAAQLTTGGLIMLICGFLFEDWSGVIWNRIFIYDIAFISIFVIALGWLVYFVLINTGEASKIASYTFLIPLVSVSSSVLFLDERVSINLAAGLLLIVLSIVLVNYKKVSGV from the coding sequence ATGCCGCAGCTTTCTCGGTCTAAAACTACTTTATATTTGACATTTTTAGTGTTCGTTTGGGGCATTAACTGGCCGTTAAGCAAATATGCACTGAATTATATCTCGCCGCTATTATTTGCAGGGTTGCGTACCTTATTCGGGGGTCTAATATTACTTGGCTTTGCCCTAAGAAGGCTGGAGTTACTCCGGCTGAAAAAAACCTGGAGGATGTATCTTATCTCATCGTTTTTGAATATTATTCTGTTTTATGGTCTTCAAACTGTTGGATTGCAATATATGCCTGCCGGGTTATTTTCAGCGATTGTATTTCTTCAGCCTGTGTTGCTCGGAGTGCTTTCCTGGTTGTGGCTGGGAGAAGCCATGTATTTTTTGAAAGCGGTGGGATTAGTGCTGGGCTTTGTGGGCGTTGCTTTTATCAGCAGCGGAGGGCTGAGCGGGGATATTTCTTTGCACGGCATATTGTTTGCTATTGGCACAGCTGCCAGTTGGGCGTTGGGAACTGTATATATTAAAAAAATTGCAATGGATGTGGATATCCTCTGGCTGACTGCCGCACAGCTTACGACCGGCGGACTGATTATGCTAATTTGCGGATTCCTGTTTGAAGATTGGTCCGGCGTCATTTGGAACCGAATATTTATTTATGATATCGCGTTTATCTCTATTTTCGTTATTGCTCTGGGCTGGTTGGTTTACTTTGTTTTGATTAACACTGGGGAAGCAAGTAAAATAGCATCTTACACGTTTCTTATACCGTTGGTTTCTGTCAGTAGTAGCGTTCTTTTTCTTGATGAGCGAGTGAGTATCAATTTAGCAGCAGGATTATTGCTAATCGTATTGAGTATTGTGCTAGTGAATTATAAAAAAGTATCCGGCGTGTAG
- a CDS encoding DUF7005 family protein has product MTEFSPTKGGGYHLYGAMRNNILDELIADYIGIVAAGHYEAGWFLRFTGLENYPLYRDGGRLEIYRGNPSLSDEAFRVLQTLVKRAAENLARFDRENRMHLHKPAGQTALLAALTRLTLEELAGEEAGIYLARSLRLKKNF; this is encoded by the coding sequence TTGACGGAGTTTAGTCCTACGAAAGGCGGTGGTTACCATTTATATGGCGCCATGCGCAACAATATCCTGGATGAGTTAATCGCCGATTACATAGGCATCGTGGCGGCGGGACACTATGAGGCCGGCTGGTTTTTACGTTTTACCGGACTGGAGAATTATCCGCTCTACCGGGACGGCGGCCGGCTGGAAATTTACCGGGGCAATCCGTCGCTTTCCGACGAAGCTTTCCGTGTTTTGCAGACTCTTGTGAAAAGAGCGGCGGAAAATCTGGCGCGATTTGACCGGGAAAACAGAATGCATTTGCACAAGCCGGCCGGGCAAACGGCGCTGCTGGCGGCGCTGACCCGCCTGACACTGGAGGAACTGGCCGGTGAAGAGGCTGGGATTTATCTGGCGCGGTCTTTAAGGCTTAAAAAAAATTTCTAA
- a CDS encoding radical SAM/SPASM domain-containing protein, whose protein sequence is MKPSIYNFIWPAEQQDKVIVFNSMTTALIELDKDCAAVLNKPGFALEELSFGDRLLVAGLKEGGFVLDDEIDELQVLKFNYNRQKYDPGRMGLTIAPTMLCNFACTYCFEQPGEGDRRDGGHSIMPEPVRQELVDFVARAAKNLKSLQVIWYGGEPLLAQDVIVELSEKFISLAAENNIAYSAYMVTNGYLADENRWTVQKLKENRISTIQVTLDGPPEVHNRRRMLKSGRGSTFERILNNIKLLLSQGLAVHLRINVDRSNMENAEELLDILEAENLKDIQNIYLGQVHADTAGCKSVESSCATTEEFTRFSCAFHRTLAHRGFKAGRYPRSAVSCSANYLNAFVIDPDGDMYKCWHEVGNKPLAVGNIAGFDKPRDRQQRMREIRWLTWEPFAYAGCLSCKLVPVCMGGCSYRAMHAGDNQPDCLEWKYGLEDYIKLRCRPTEMNQ, encoded by the coding sequence GTGAAACCTTCCATATACAATTTTATCTGGCCGGCAGAACAACAGGACAAAGTAATTGTTTTTAACAGCATGACTACCGCCTTGATCGAACTGGACAAGGACTGCGCGGCAGTCTTGAATAAACCCGGCTTTGCCCTTGAAGAATTGTCTTTTGGTGACAGGCTGCTTGTCGCAGGCTTGAAAGAAGGCGGCTTCGTGCTGGATGATGAAATCGACGAATTGCAAGTTCTGAAGTTCAATTATAACCGGCAAAAATATGACCCTGGCAGGATGGGCCTTACCATTGCCCCGACTATGCTGTGCAATTTTGCCTGCACCTATTGCTTCGAGCAACCCGGTGAGGGCGACAGGCGTGACGGCGGCCATAGTATAATGCCTGAACCGGTCCGGCAGGAGTTAGTTGACTTTGTCGCCAGGGCTGCCAAGAATTTAAAAAGCCTACAGGTCATATGGTACGGAGGCGAACCACTTTTAGCCCAGGATGTTATTGTTGAGCTGTCGGAAAAATTTATTAGCCTGGCTGCCGAAAATAACATTGCTTACTCGGCTTATATGGTTACGAACGGGTATCTGGCTGACGAAAATCGCTGGACCGTTCAAAAGTTAAAAGAAAACAGAATCAGCACTATCCAGGTCACTCTGGATGGTCCGCCGGAGGTCCACAACCGGAGGCGGATGCTTAAGTCCGGCCGGGGTTCCACCTTCGAGCGAATCCTGAACAACATTAAATTGCTTTTAAGCCAGGGGCTGGCAGTTCACCTGCGCATCAACGTGGACCGGTCCAATATGGAAAACGCGGAGGAACTGCTCGATATCCTGGAAGCAGAAAACTTAAAGGATATCCAGAATATATATCTCGGACAAGTTCATGCGGACACGGCAGGCTGCAAGTCTGTGGAAAGCTCATGCGCCACCACGGAAGAATTTACCCGTTTTAGCTGCGCCTTTCACAGGACTCTGGCCCACAGGGGCTTTAAGGCGGGCCGCTATCCCCGTTCCGCGGTCAGCTGTTCGGCCAATTATCTGAACGCCTTTGTAATCGACCCGGACGGTGATATGTATAAGTGCTGGCATGAAGTCGGCAATAAGCCGCTTGCTGTCGGCAATATCGCCGGATTTGACAAACCCCGGGACAGACAGCAGCGCATGCGGGAAATCCGCTGGCTGACCTGGGAGCCCTTTGCCTATGCCGGCTGCCTTTCCTGCAAGCTGGTGCCTGTCTGTATGGGCGGATGCAGCTATCGGGCGATGCATGCCGGTGACAACCAACCGGATTGTTTGGAGTGGAAGTACGGCCTGGAGGATTATATCAAATTGCGCTGCCGCCCGACAGAAATGAACCAATAA
- a CDS encoding NHLP leader peptide family RiPP precursor — protein sequence MSQENQNALFEKIVKKAWENDNFKKSLIADPKAAIEAEFGVKVPAGIELKVVEQTAKLRYIVMPEKAGTLSEEQLDNVAGGGCTGYFCPIYW from the coding sequence ATGAGTCAGGAAAATCAAAATGCTTTATTTGAGAAAATTGTTAAGAAAGCCTGGGAAAACGATAATTTCAAAAAGTCATTGATAGCTGATCCTAAAGCAGCTATAGAGGCCGAATTCGGCGTCAAGGTTCCTGCCGGTATTGAACTCAAAGTTGTTGAACAAACGGCTAAACTGAGGTATATCGTTATGCCCGAGAAGGCAGGAACGCTCTCGGAAGAGCAGCTTGATAACGTAGCAGGCGGTGGATGCACTGGATACTTCTGCCCGATCTACTGGTAA